The following are encoded in a window of Helicobacter sp. 'house sparrow 1' genomic DNA:
- a CDS encoding DUF4145 domain-containing protein, with amino-acid sequence MGKYVKPEFKKETFNCPHCGAFAQIAWNDLYNYYQDIQLRNGYYVAMGACCQKEMIWQKSNNDTKMIYPRQLATPPIEDMPEKVKEIYKEASLVLGDSPRASCALLRLALQELMIYLRDNYEDYRDLKGKKIDDDIGILVKNHNLSVNIQRALDSIRIIGNNAVHPKELDINDNPDIAEKLFKMINLIVKEMITRPREINELYATTPQGARDAIEKRDS; translated from the coding sequence ATGGGAAAATATGTTAAACCAGAATTTAAGAAAGAAACTTTTAATTGCCCACATTGTGGAGCATTTGCTCAAATAGCATGGAATGATTTATATAACTATTATCAAGACATTCAACTAAGGAATGGATATTATGTTGCTATGGGTGCTTGTTGTCAAAAGGAAATGATTTGGCAAAAAAGCAACAATGACACCAAGATGATTTATCCAAGGCAACTAGCTACCCCTCCAATAGAAGATATGCCAGAAAAAGTTAAAGAAATCTATAAAGAGGCTTCTTTAGTTTTAGGAGATTCTCCTAGAGCTTCTTGTGCTTTGTTGCGTTTGGCATTGCAAGAGTTAATGATCTATCTTCGAGATAATTACGAAGATTACAGAGATTTAAAGGGCAAAAAAATTGATGATGATATAGGAATTCTTGTCAAAAACCATAATCTTTCAGTAAACATTCAAAGGGCACTTGATAGTATTAGAATCATAGGAAACAATGCAGTGCATCCAAAAGAATTGGATATTAATGATAATCCAGATATTGCAGAAAAGCTTTTTAAGATGATTAACTTAATTGTTAAGGAAATGATTACGAGACCTAGAGAAATTAATGAGTTATATGCAACAACACCTCAGGGGGCTAGAGATGCTATTGAAAAAAGAGATAGTTAA
- a CDS encoding Fic family protein, with amino-acid sequence MFQALKNEEYLKDLTIRMAHHSTAIEGNTLTQNQTASIILENFIPNQTSEREFFEVRNYRFVIPKVLELYEQNLRDKKSIDIHQIKELHSVLMDNLIDNKGQFKTIPNLIVGADFETSKPYLVPTHLQEMLNNLDYQIKQSKSDDEKLEAILQSHFHFEKIHPFSDGNGRVGRLLMFYFCIENEITPFVIQKEQKPLYISILRENNLSEFKKLAKTQQEIELGRLDIFLNQHKQEKKKYCFKQDNQCKTRSRGR; translated from the coding sequence TTGTTTCAAGCTTTAAAAAACGAAGAGTATTTAAAAGATTTAACTATCAGAATGGCACATCATAGCACTGCCATTGAGGGAAACACTCTTACACAAAATCAAACTGCAAGTATTATTCTTGAAAATTTTATACCCAATCAAACAAGTGAGAGAGAATTTTTTGAAGTAAGAAATTATCGCTTTGTAATTCCTAAAGTCTTAGAGCTTTATGAGCAAAATTTAAGGGATAAAAAAAGTATTGATATCCACCAGATTAAAGAGTTGCATAGTGTTTTGATGGATAATTTAATTGATAATAAAGGACAATTTAAAACAATCCCTAATCTCATTGTAGGAGCAGATTTTGAAACAAGCAAACCCTATCTTGTTCCCACGCATTTACAAGAAATGTTAAATAACCTAGACTATCAAATCAAGCAATCTAAGAGTGATGATGAAAAATTAGAAGCTATATTGCAATCACATTTCCATTTTGAAAAAATCCACCCATTTAGTGATGGTAATGGAAGAGTAGGAAGACTTTTAATGTTTTATTTTTGTATCGAAAATGAAATCACACCTTTTGTCATACAAAAAGAACAAAAACCCTTATATATTTCAATCCTAAGAGAAAATAATTTAAGTGAGTTTAAAAAGTTAGCTAAAACTCAGCAAGAGATTGAATTAGGGCGTTTAGATATTTTTTTAAATCAACATAAGCAAGAAAAAAAGAAATATTGTTTTAAACAAGATAATCAGTGTAAGACAAGAAGCAGGGGGAGATGA
- a CDS encoding tyrosine-type recombinase/integrase, whose translation MLSLNTNGQMEKLEFGESNMSDDIKTQEQNTKEKESSFFLLQGKADKIYSATYLAFYSKVNRFLAKCRIDHKKSGCHIFRHSFGDCLVSQGVDLKIIQELLGHSNITTTSKFYTRASDEVKVSILNSVL comes from the coding sequence GTGCTAAGTCTTAATACAAATGGTCAAATGGAAAAACTAGAGTTTGGGGAGAGCAATATGAGTGATGATATAAAGACACAAGAACAAAATACCAAGGAAAAAGAAAGTAGCTTTTTTCTATTGCAGGGAAAAGCAGATAAAATCTACTCTGCAACTTATCTTGCCTTTTATAGCAAAGTCAATCGCTTTTTAGCAAAATGTAGAATCGATCATAAAAAAAGCGGTTGTCATATTTTTAGACATAGTTTTGGAGATTGCTTAGTTAGCCAAGGTGTAGATTTAAAAATTATTCAAGAGCTTCTAGGACATAGTAATATCACAACCACATCAAAGTTTTATACAAGAGCAAGTGATGAAGTTAAGGTTTCAATATTAAATAGCGTTTTATAA
- a CDS encoding S6 family peptidase: MKKSLIIGLSFGASVAFSNIADYNFSYQYYLDFGQNKGKFTPGATNLTLTEKNTGKVFALNAPMPDFIGSTDNSGVATLVYGSYIFTATHTIFGSLEAMDFTYTKVDSEEMEVHITDTGYVRYDKFFTGLVSPDGFLELGEGEGLDTTRYTENWRTGQGAARYRKENGEIVEIQGAGIRTGGRLRYSHVLGHGKIQFDIQDTFLSNTSTAGDSGSPMFVWDTLEQKWVVIGALNSSNRSTFTIYAPYRQSELDKLIERNTNPAIALNHSKVLWDSGEKLGDFEAKNNKDLILQGGGEIFLGSNIDQGHGGIYFDENQHYVFKSADAGESFFWKGAGLSIGEGSQVDWYVKGVGGKKYTSGRPGYEVIPDSLHKIGKGTLNVFVANEGFLRLGDGKVVLNTQDLAFDGIVLVSGRPTLELIEGKGSSIDPDRVFFFSRGGTLDIKGNDFTFNIIQASDNGARIINTGSKIAKIDIKKKMSNALDMPIEGSGSFLFHGNIGNNIIIYKDGQSQEACPWSDTNPTFCESGYGENLLAFDGNITNPDGKIEHYNGKLVLQGHPVIHAYLPKGSAEHVARITGDDIYSTPTRLDQEDWENRIFVLDEIVIAQKDESTQTIDNSSIFILGRNATLLSSIKADRTKVYFGGDQKIYSDSYDGENVRNTSSDLATFLQKAVAGVSQKDETFYFEGNLGGINQTNFVISNTSSNPLKFGTFEAKDKRFFRNNKIVSLDLVPTSQNTYTISLDSTSSFKARYVDFYGNNQALLSGGTENSIAFLRLFNQQSVVLGDLFIKDIFLGSDESSSTLSYDSAITFHSLLSTLSLTGTLSLSNGSALLFDNKEESFVYAKYNTPYNLIKANTILDSRTSKDVIFLNPDYLRTINPKTITTPSEINLVFEKKQNDIVVGDKNLDWLDTYILNVQNESDEALAVQKLEKTNQITGQFRGLLESIARTNDRGQKVFKDIFTDVLILGAGDSGNIGLYSFLEEVDSNLSKIANSDFSLNLGLLNTIVNFSSLRNQKSLNQQIAKVDFKAKAYLAQNDKGSLDFKDYKENQNLVLDSLVSQKDVLDYRNSVYASIVGSYYNYEGSLGATGITMGYDRILLQEPEHYLSVGASFSYLYGIYNQASIRQNSQAFIFGLHTQYFYKNNEFLVQFFGGIGLNEKTTKIVSNFQLNELNATTSTTDFLANTSLTYKYRFLLQKSTNLYQALKPVVSLGYQHFYIPGSLNNDVFHFEKINQGIPNIEVGLEYNISTQKIENILQMNLKYNLQTIGHRKVGIGTSAPLDYRINMQDLYVGLTYLGNVSFGDSLFLNYQISAELSPINPNYFGVLGNVGLKYQF, translated from the coding sequence GTGAAAAAATCTTTAATCATTGGTTTGAGTTTTGGTGCTTCTGTTGCGTTTTCTAATATCGCAGACTATAATTTTTCCTATCAATATTATTTGGATTTTGGACAAAACAAAGGGAAATTTACCCCAGGTGCTACTAATCTTACTTTGACTGAAAAAAACACAGGCAAGGTTTTTGCTCTCAATGCCCCTATGCCAGATTTTATAGGATCTACAGATAATAGTGGAGTTGCAACATTGGTCTATGGTTCTTATATATTTACTGCAACACATACAATTTTTGGAAGTCTTGAAGCTATGGATTTTACCTATACAAAAGTAGATTCTGAAGAAATGGAAGTTCATATTACTGACACTGGCTATGTGCGATATGATAAATTTTTCACAGGGTTGGTGTCTCCGGATGGTTTTTTGGAATTAGGTGAGGGTGAGGGGCTTGATACCACGCGCTATACCGAAAATTGGAGAACTGGTCAGGGGGCTGCTAGGTATCGAAAAGAAAATGGAGAAATAGTTGAGATTCAAGGTGCAGGAATTAGGACAGGTGGAAGATTGAGATATTCTCATGTACTTGGACACGGGAAAATACAATTTGACATACAAGATACCTTTCTTTCAAACACTTCAACAGCAGGAGATAGTGGATCTCCTATGTTTGTATGGGATACCTTAGAGCAAAAATGGGTTGTAATTGGAGCTCTCAATTCTAGTAATCGTAGCACTTTCACGATTTATGCTCCCTATAGGCAAAGCGAACTTGATAAGCTAATAGAGCGCAATACTAATCCTGCCATAGCCTTAAATCATTCAAAAGTGCTATGGGATAGTGGAGAAAAATTAGGAGATTTTGAAGCAAAAAATAATAAGGATCTTATTTTACAAGGTGGTGGAGAGATTTTTCTTGGTTCTAATATTGATCAAGGGCATGGGGGAATTTATTTTGATGAGAATCAGCACTATGTTTTTAAGAGTGCTGATGCAGGGGAGAGCTTTTTTTGGAAGGGAGCAGGGCTAAGTATTGGCGAGGGGAGCCAAGTGGATTGGTATGTCAAAGGAGTTGGTGGTAAAAAATATACTTCAGGCAGACCTGGCTATGAAGTGATACCAGATTCTTTACATAAAATTGGAAAGGGCACTTTAAATGTTTTTGTTGCAAATGAGGGTTTTTTAAGACTGGGAGATGGAAAGGTTGTTTTAAATACTCAAGATCTTGCTTTTGATGGTATTGTTCTTGTAAGTGGCAGACCAACTTTAGAGCTTATAGAGGGCAAAGGCTCCTCTATAGATCCTGATCGTGTGTTCTTTTTTTCTAGAGGTGGAACTTTGGATATTAAAGGAAATGATTTTACCTTTAATATTATCCAAGCATCAGATAATGGAGCTAGGATTATCAATACAGGCAGTAAGATTGCAAAGATTGATATTAAAAAAAAGATGTCTAATGCACTTGATATGCCAATTGAAGGCTCTGGGAGCTTTTTATTTCACGGCAATATCGGAAATAATATCATCATTTATAAAGATGGACAGAGTCAGGAAGCTTGTCCTTGGAGTGATACAAATCCTACATTTTGTGAATCAGGCTATGGAGAGAATCTTTTGGCTTTTGATGGAAATATTACTAATCCAGATGGAAAAATTGAGCATTATAATGGGAAATTGGTACTTCAGGGTCATCCAGTTATTCATGCTTATTTGCCAAAGGGAAGTGCAGAGCATGTAGCAAGGATTACAGGAGATGATATCTATTCTACTCCTACAAGATTGGATCAAGAGGATTGGGAGAATAGAATCTTTGTATTAGATGAGATTGTCATCGCACAAAAAGATGAATCTACGCAAACTATTGATAATAGTTCAATATTTATTTTAGGTCGTAATGCAACATTGCTTAGTAGTATTAAAGCAGATCGCACAAAAGTTTATTTTGGTGGGGATCAAAAAATTTATTCTGATAGTTATGATGGAGAGAATGTCAGAAACACAAGTTCTGATCTTGCGACTTTTTTGCAAAAAGCAGTTGCAGGAGTTTCTCAAAAAGATGAGACATTTTATTTTGAGGGAAATTTAGGGGGGATAAATCAAACAAATTTTGTCATTTCAAATACATCTAGCAATCCTTTGAAATTTGGAACTTTTGAGGCTAAGGATAAAAGATTTTTTAGAAATAATAAGATTGTTTCTTTGGATTTGGTGCCTACAAGTCAAAATACTTATACTATAAGTCTTGATTCTACATCTAGTTTCAAGGCAAGATATGTGGATTTTTATGGAAATAATCAGGCACTCTTGTCTGGAGGGACTGAAAATAGTATTGCTTTTTTAAGACTTTTTAATCAGCAAAGTGTTGTATTGGGGGATCTTTTTATCAAAGATATATTTCTTGGCAGTGATGAGAGCTCCTCTACTTTGAGCTATGATTCTGCGATTACATTTCATAGCTTGCTTTCTACTTTAAGTCTTACAGGAACTTTGAGTTTGAGTAATGGAAGTGCGCTTTTGTTTGATAATAAAGAAGAAAGCTTTGTTTATGCAAAATACAATACTCCTTATAACTTAATCAAAGCAAATACTATTCTTGATTCAAGAACTTCAAAAGATGTAATATTCTTAAATCCAGATTATTTGAGAACCATAAATCCTAAGACAATTACCACACCTAGTGAGATTAATCTTGTTTTTGAAAAGAAGCAAAATGATATAGTGGTTGGAGATAAAAATTTAGATTGGCTTGATACTTATATTTTGAATGTTCAAAATGAAAGTGATGAAGCGTTAGCGGTGCAAAAACTAGAAAAAACCAACCAAATTACGGGACAATTTAGAGGTTTGTTAGAAAGTATTGCAAGAACAAATGATAGGGGTCAAAAGGTTTTTAAAGATATTTTTACAGATGTTTTGATTCTTGGGGCGGGCGATAGTGGAAATATAGGGCTTTATAGTTTTTTGGAAGAAGTTGATAGTAATCTATCAAAAATTGCCAATTCTGATTTTAGTCTTAATTTGGGTCTTTTAAATACTATTGTAAATTTTTCTTCTTTGAGAAATCAAAAATCACTCAACCAGCAAATTGCTAAAGTGGATTTTAAAGCAAAAGCTTATCTTGCGCAAAATGATAAAGGAAGTCTTGATTTTAAGGATTATAAAGAGAATCAAAATTTAGTACTTGATTCTTTAGTGTCACAAAAAGATGTGCTTGATTATAGAAATAGTGTTTATGCAAGTATAGTGGGAAGTTATTATAACTATGAGGGTAGTTTGGGAGCAACGGGTATCACTATGGGCTATGATAGGATTTTGTTGCAAGAGCCAGAGCATTATTTGAGTGTCGGTGCGTCTTTTAGCTATTTGTATGGTATTTATAATCAAGCAAGTATTAGACAAAATTCTCAAGCGTTTATTTTTGGACTTCATACGCAATATTTTTATAAAAATAATGAGTTTTTAGTCCAGTTTTTTGGAGGGATAGGGCTGAATGAAAAAACCACAAAAATTGTTTCTAATTTTCAATTAAATGAGTTAAATGCGACAACCTCAACTACAGATTTTCTTGCAAATACAAGCTTAACTTATAAATATAGATTTTTGTTGCAAAAAAGCACTAATCTTTATCAAGCTCTAAAACCTGTTGTAAGTTTGGGGTATCAGCATTTTTATATTCCAGGAAGCCTTAATAATGATGTATTTCATTTTGAAAAGATCAATCAGGGGATCCCAAATATCGAGGTTGGGCTAGAGTATAACATCTCCACTCAAAAAATAGAAAATATCTTGCAGATGAATTTAAAATATAACCTACAAACAATAGGGCATAGAAAGGTAGGTATAGGGACATCTGCACCTTTAGACTATAGAATCAATATGCAGGACTTGTATGTCGGGCTCACTTATTTGGGGAATGTGTCTTTTGGTGATTCGTTATTTTTAAATTATCAAATTAGTGCAGAGCTAAGTCCTATCAATCCAAACTATTTTGGTGTATTGGGAAATGTGGGCTTAAAATATCAGTTTTAA
- a CDS encoding beta family protein — protein sequence MEYYYFPILKSRDSELRAYKELSNEDKKKILPILELTRSRITPRNRNGSIEKKMEEVVSIFAGSCFILDLTTEETLDNDQIQDLLLSNENGYEKWVNFVNQYKSRVSFIPTIHFNPDCIDDVLKQIEVLSSNFSTLALRLNALDTDNRMYLEKIQDHLHKCIVILDAENQDRDFNFFKYIKAISDLEIKAIIYAYSCFPATVPISNEGEVKKYTLGPSCLYEEFQNVYYGDYALTTARRYDMQARGWIPRIDIPNIKNSKLEFWYCRYRTSDQFDTERAYIECAKKLYSEIGILIDEKKPTWGEKVFLDAKDGYVAGKSPSFWISVRNNIYISKMIANCVESSRRILKL from the coding sequence ATGGAATATTACTATTTTCCAATTTTAAAAAGTCGAGATTCGGAGCTTAGGGCATATAAAGAGCTATCAAATGAAGATAAGAAAAAAATCTTGCCAATCCTAGAGCTTACAAGATCAAGAATAACTCCGAGAAATAGGAATGGATCTATTGAAAAAAAAATGGAAGAGGTAGTTAGTATCTTTGCTGGGAGTTGTTTTATCTTGGATTTGACTACAGAAGAAACACTGGATAATGATCAAATTCAAGATTTGCTTTTATCAAATGAAAATGGCTATGAAAAATGGGTGAATTTCGTTAATCAATATAAATCAAGAGTTAGCTTTATTCCAACCATTCATTTTAATCCTGATTGTATAGACGATGTTTTGAAACAGATTGAGGTTTTGAGTTCAAATTTTTCAACATTGGCATTAAGATTAAATGCTTTAGACACGGATAACCGTATGTATCTTGAAAAAATTCAAGATCACCTTCATAAGTGTATTGTTATTTTGGATGCCGAGAATCAGGATAGAGACTTTAATTTTTTTAAATATATTAAGGCAATTTCTGATCTTGAAATCAAAGCCATAATTTATGCCTACTCTTGCTTTCCAGCAACGGTTCCAATTTCAAATGAAGGGGAAGTAAAAAAATATACTTTAGGTCCTAGTTGTTTATATGAAGAATTTCAGAATGTTTATTATGGTGATTATGCATTAACAACAGCCAGACGATATGATATGCAGGCTAGAGGTTGGATTCCAAGAATTGATATCCCAAATATAAAAAACAGCAAGTTGGAATTTTGGTATTGTAGGTATAGAACTTCAGATCAATTTGATACAGAAAGAGCATATATTGAGTGTGCAAAAAAACTTTATAGCGAGATTGGGATATTGATTGATGAAAAAAAACCTACTTGGGGAGAAAAAGTTTTTTTGGATGCAAAAGATGGATATGTTGCAGGAAAGAGTCCATCTTTTTGGATTTCGGTTAGGAATAATATTTATATTAGCAAAATGATTGCGAATTGTGTAGAAAGCTCTCGAAGGATATTGAAATTATAA
- a CDS encoding ImmA/IrrE family metallo-endopeptidase, with translation MAFINRKRNENLTTYNKKTIKEIFEHARNLGVETCPFDIFAYILHIQEIDYWEDYFDSDISGKIEYRNSGIYQIVINKYHSLVRRRFTLAHEFAHFVLHKDFLMQGNKIEDGILFRSDNNLNNQREVEANGFAADLLMPQNSFENEIRQGNVKVETLADFFQVSYSAIKYRAFKLGYLKEY, from the coding sequence ATGGCTTTTATAAACAGGAAAAGAAATGAAAATTTAACCACCTACAATAAAAAAACAATTAAAGAAATATTTGAGCATGCGAGAAATTTAGGAGTTGAGACTTGTCCTTTTGATATTTTTGCCTATATTCTTCATATTCAAGAAATTGACTATTGGGAAGATTATTTTGATAGTGATATTTCTGGAAAAATTGAATATCGAAATAGTGGTATTTATCAAATAGTTATTAATAAATACCATTCTTTGGTTAGGAGACGCTTTACATTGGCACATGAATTTGCACACTTTGTTCTTCATAAGGATTTTTTAATGCAGGGTAATAAAATTGAGGATGGCATTCTTTTTCGATCGGATAATAATCTAAATAATCAACGAGAGGTTGAAGCCAATGGATTTGCCGCAGATTTGCTAATGCCACAAAACTCGTTTGAAAATGAAATAAGACAAGGGAATGTAAAAGTAGAAACTTTGGCTGATTTTTTTCAAGTTTCATATTCGGCAATAAAGTATCGTGCTTTTAAATTGGGTTATCTCAAGGAGTACTAA